A region of the bacterium genome:
TTGCGCTGCATGTAGAGTTCATGAAGTTGTTCTTTCAGAGCCGCGCGGGTCACGGCGTCCGGCTCTTCACTGCCCAGCCCGCCACTGAACTGAAACTCCAGTTCTCGAATCTGCTGCTCCAGCGGGGTCAGTTGTTGTGGGCGAATCACCGCGCCGGGCGCGAAGCCTCCATCTCCTGACTGGAGAGGATAGTCATACTGCACGTTTGCAGGGTGGTTCGAAACCAGCGGCAGCAGCTCCGCCAGCCGCGCAGTCCACTCAGGATTGATTGGGAAACCGGCTTCCTGGTCGACGCGATTCTTGCTTCAAGTTCTGCAATCTCAACCGCCGGACTTAGTCCAGAGACCAAACTCGACTGTTTCGCGGGGGTCATGATCGCGGCGACAACAACCCCTGCGAACAGGACAATGCCAGACAAACGTAGGAACAACCTCATCCAAGTCTCCTTATAGGTAGTATATGACCAATGTAGTCCTATTCGCATCACCTGTCAACGTTATCCATATGTAAAAAAAGAAAAGAGCGGCCCACAAGGGGCCGCTCTAAGGGAGCAGCATGAAGCACAATCATGGATAATAAACTACTCGGTCTGCTTGACCAAAGTCAACCCAGTAGGCACACCGCTCAAACTGGAATATGTGCAGTCGTTCACCAGAATGAAGATTCGGTTCGGGTCAGGAATGTTGACACTGTTCCACGTGAAGTGTCCGGCAGATAGTGCTCCTGACGCAAACAGGTCATAACCCGTCGGGAAGACTGCTTCCGGTGTCAATGTCGAATACACATAGACATAGGAAGTCTGCGGCATCCACCAGTCAAATTGAAACAGGTTTGTGCCTATCCACTTAATGGTGACACTATCCGGAGCGAAGCAGGGCGAACCCAGACAGAAGGCGAAATCAAACTGAACCCCACCCGGCCATACTCCGTCACCGAACGGAGACGTGCACCAGTACCAAGTGCAACTTGGGTCGCCGACCTTGGCAACGCTGACAATCCCGGAAGCCAGAAAGCACGGCGGACTGATGGTTGCCGTATACTCAGATAGCGGATACACCCCGAAGTATGTGAGCGGCAGTTGGGTTCCCGTGGAACTCACGTTGTAAGTCTGTGTGTTTGAACCTGACGTAAATTGAACTTGGAAATTCTCCGCATACCCGTTGCAGGACACAGGGAAACCCCAGAAGCGGATTGAGCCGATTGGACCATCGGTTGCGTAGTTGTCGTATTGCATGTAACCGTAGTCGATGTGTGACCGATATCCGTTGCCCGCTTCGTCGGGAAGAAACGGCAGTTGACCGAACTCGGTTTGACCATCGCAATTCGGGCGCGTATAGCAGGCTCCCGTGGAGCACGGTTCAAACAAGGTGAAGACACCTCCATAGTCGGCGCAAACAGTCGACGATGTATACTCGCAGATCGGATCGACTGGATCTCCATAGCAGCAGGATCCAAAGCACTCCGTCACCGTCAGAGTGAACGGTCCGCAATAGGTTGAGCTATACCCTTCGACAGTCAGATAGTAGACACCGCGATTCAAAGAAAGACAGTTAATGACGGACAGGCCGACACCGCCGCAGCCGTCGTCGTTGCTTGCAATCACTCCACTGCAGCAGGAACTGGTCAGATAGATATAGCTGTCCCAGACATTGTTTGGGCTACAGAGTGAGAACGTCCAATCCCCCGCCCAAGGGATGGCAACGGCGATGGTCATATCTTCCGACGGCCGCAGCGAGCAGTTGTTCACCGAGCCGCAGGTTGTGCTGCTCACGGACGCCGGGGCTTGCACGCCCACGTCAATGCCACAACCGCTGCAGGGAATCAACTCCATCCTGACGCGGTATTCGCGGAAGTCTTCGATTCCCGTGAACACGTACGGACCGACCCACAGAGCATAATCGCCCGGCTGAAAGCACTGTGTATAGTAAGTCGAAGTTGAGCAAGCATACATGGAAGCCGGAGGATCGTAGAGCGGCGACCACGGGCAGCTGGAGGTCAAAACGAACAACTTGCTGACGAACTCGGCCGTCAAACGAATACGAAGCGAACAGGCCTCGGTCAGTGTGAAGCGGTATATGTCGGTATCTCGAGATTGCGAACCCGATGGTCCGAGGTAGGTGAATGCGCGGCCGCACACCGTTTGAAACGGAAGGATGTCCTGCCATGTCGCAGTTCCCCCGTGAGTGATGTTGTTGCACGCGCCGTTGCAATCCAGATACGCATGGGTCGAGTCATTCAGTGTTTCGGGACATTCTAACAAATCGGATGCTTCACAAGTGATTGTGCAGATGTCGTAAATCGCCAGTGTGTAGGCTCCCGCGTTTGTTGAATAGCCGTCGATAATGATGTAGTAGGTCTGGTTGGCGTTCAACTGGAGCTGCAGATAAGACTGCAGGTTGCCGTAATCGTCGTTGCAGCCGACCTGAGTCGTGCCCGGGCAGGCTCCGCCTGTATTCACATAGAGATAGGTGTCGTATGACGATCCCTGCAGAGATATCACATATTGATACGTAAACTGCGGAGTGAATTGATAGATGACGTCCGGTGCATTCGTCGGGTTGCACGGAGTGATTGGATTGTAATTGTTGACACGTCCGGTTGTGGTGCCGTTGTCGTAATACGGGATGCCGGAGACAACCGTCGCGGGACAGGCATCATTGCCCTGGTCGAGCGGATTGCGGAGTCTGTTGATTTCACGCTGGGCGTAGAGTCCGTTCAGCTGTTCTTTCAGGTCGGCAAATAAAGACGGGTCAGGCTCACTATTGCCTAACCCGCCGGTGATTTCAAACTCGAGCCGTCGAATCTGCGCCTCGAGCGGTGATAGTGATTCGGGAAGTATCACGGCGCCGTCGCCAAAACCGTCATTCGGTTTCGCTTCGGGCGGGGGATACGAGGCATTCCCGGGGTGACCTTTGACCAACGGCAGCAGTTCGCGAATTCGGGCCGTCCACGCCGGGTCGGCGGGGAATCCGGCCTCTTTCGTGGCCGCGATCAAAGTTTCGAGTCGAGCAATTTCATCTTTGGCATCAGTCCAACCGGAGAGTTCCTTCAACCCTCCGCTGCTCTGCGCTGCGGCAAACAAGGAAACCGTGCAGGCCAGCAGAAAACAAGCAATCAAGAGCTTTTTCATGGCCTTCTCCTTGAGGTGGATTGACGGAATATACCGCAGACTCTCTTGAGATTCAATACTTATGCACGATGTGATATGATAAAGAGCGGCGTGCATTCATCGTGCAAAATAGTCCGTCAACTTCATCTATAGAAAGCTATGTTGTGCTCCGTTCACCAAAACAAAAGAGAGTAGCTTTGACAGCTACTCTCAGATGGAAACAACGCAAAACGAATCGTTACTTCAGCAGCACCGCTTTCTGAGCAACACTATGGGAGGGCGTTTCGAGCCGGACGAAATACGTTCCGGTGGCCAAGCGGTCGGCATTCCATTGCATCCGATGATTCCCCGCCGCAAATGACCCTTCGAAGAGTGTCGCTGTCTGCCTGCCCAGTGCGTCATACACAACTAATCTGCCGGTGACATCGCGCGGCAAGTCAAACGAGATATTCGTGGTGTTGTTGAACGGGTTCGGGTAGATGGGGTGCAGGGAAAATTCCCGCGCGAGTGGAGTGAAACTGTTCACATCCAGCGCGGGGTCCGGCCCCGTTCTGACCAGCCACATATCCCAGTCCACCGCTCCGAAGGACATCGTTCTGCCGCCTATCACAAAGCCGCCGTCTGAAGTCACAGCAACGGATTCGCCGACCTCCGAGTTGGAGCCGCCGAACGTACGGTTCCACAGCGAGTTTCCTGTTGAAGAGAGTCGCATAATCCAGAGGTCGCTTCCGCCCCAGCCGTACGAGTCCGACTTCCCGGCAATCACGTAGCCGCCATCAGAGGTTTGTCGAATGGAGTAGCAGATGTCATCGTACTGACCACCGAAGCTCTGAATCCACTGCACCGTGCCGTTGCCATCCGTCTTGACGACATACATGTCGCGCTCACCGTCACCGTCATTTTGTGTATACCCGGCCAGCGCGAAGCCACCATCAGACGTTTTGATCATATCATAGGCGACATCTTCGCCAGCGTAGCCATAGGTAC
Encoded here:
- a CDS encoding T9SS type A sorting domain-containing protein, which produces MKTLLWTIALTGWSCCCWAQPPDSLWSRMYGGTGVDYCNAVKQTGDGGFILAGRTHFSANDVDAWLVKTDVNGNAQWTRMLGGSMTEVAWDVVTRSQGGYAMVGETHSFGAGNDDVYFATYSAEGVPQNISYWGGSMNDNGYSLEQTSDGGFVIGGMTNSFGGGASDMWLVKCDASGALQWAQDYGGSGYDICYAITQTPDGGYALAGYTSSFGAGSVDAWLVRTNSTGQVLWSRTYGYAGEDVAYDMIKTSDGGFALAGYTQNDGDGERDMYVVKTDGNGTVQWIQSFGGQYDDICYSIRQTSDGGYVIAGKSDSYGWGGSDLWIMRLSSTGNSLWNRTFGGSNSEVGESVAVTSDGGFVIGGRTMSFGAVDWDMWLVRTGPDPALDVNSFTPLAREFSLHPIYPNPFNNTTNISFDLPRDVTGRLVVYDALGRQTATLFEGSFAAGNHRMQWNADRLATGTYFVRLETPSHSVAQKAVLLK